A genomic region of Anaeromicrobium sediminis contains the following coding sequences:
- a CDS encoding acylneuraminate cytidylyltransferase: MDYENIAFIPLRGGSKSIPLKNIKIINERPLAYWTLDAATTCKYIEKVFVSTDSEEIKKVVEDYDSNKIAVVGRSKETAQDNSSTESAMLEFVNQYSFKNIVLIQVTSPLLETGDLDKGFEMLLNRKYDSILSAVRQKRFIWSKNTDENYYPQNYDFQNRPLRQNFEGYLVENGAFYITSKERLLASKCRISGNIGIVEMKEETYFEIDELSDWIIVEELLKKRKINKDEFKEVLKDIKLLITDSDGVLTDGGMYYSENGDELKKFNTKDGMGVQLLREHGIKTIIITGENVEMVKRRGKKLNIEEIYLGIKEKAPLVRKLAKKHNIELSQIAYIGDDINDLEAIKIVGFGCSICDGMEKVKNVARYITKTKGGQGALREVAELILKAKLEGNLI, from the coding sequence ATGGACTATGAAAATATAGCATTTATACCATTAAGAGGAGGAAGCAAATCAATCCCTCTTAAGAATATTAAGATAATAAATGAAAGACCACTAGCCTATTGGACCCTTGATGCTGCTACAACTTGTAAATATATTGAGAAAGTATTTGTTTCTACAGATAGTGAAGAAATAAAAAAGGTTGTAGAAGATTATGATTCTAATAAGATAGCAGTAGTAGGAAGGTCTAAGGAGACTGCACAAGACAATTCTTCTACCGAATCTGCTATGCTGGAATTTGTAAATCAGTATAGTTTCAAAAATATTGTTCTCATTCAAGTCACTTCACCACTTTTAGAAACAGGAGATTTGGATAAAGGATTTGAAATGCTTTTAAATAGAAAATATGATAGTATTCTTTCAGCAGTAAGACAAAAAAGGTTCATTTGGTCAAAGAATACTGATGAAAACTACTATCCTCAGAATTATGATTTTCAGAATAGACCGTTAAGACAAAACTTTGAAGGATACTTAGTTGAAAATGGTGCATTTTATATAACTTCAAAAGAAAGATTATTAGCTTCAAAATGTAGGATTTCGGGTAACATAGGAATTGTTGAAATGAAAGAAGAAACATATTTTGAAATAGATGAGTTAAGTGATTGGATTATAGTAGAAGAACTTTTGAAAAAAAGAAAAATAAACAAAGATGAATTCAAAGAAGTTTTGAAAGATATAAAATTACTGATAACAGATAGTGATGGCGTTTTAACAGATGGTGGAATGTATTACTCTGAAAATGGTGATGAATTAAAAAAATTTAATACCAAAGATGGTATGGGAGTACAGCTTTTAAGAGAACATGGGATAAAAACCATTATTATAACAGGTGAAAATGTTGAAATGGTTAAACGAAGAGGTAAAAAATTAAATATTGAAGAAATATATCTGGGGATAAAGGAAAAAGCTCCTTTGGTTAGGAAATTAGCTAAAAAGCATAATATAGAATTGAGTCAAATAGCTTATATTGGAGATGATATAAATGATTTAGAAGCTATAAAAATAGTAGGCTTTGGATGTTCTATATGTGATGGCATGGAAAAAGTAAAAAATGTTGCTAGATATATAACCAAAACTAAAGGTGGGCAAGGTGCATTAAGAGAAGTAGCAGAGTTAATACTAAAAGCAAAATTGGAAGGGAATTTAATATGA
- a CDS encoding CBS domain-containing protein, with product MSVNQFIIIENESIMNALKKIDLNKKGFLIIVDLNKKVLGTLTDGDIRRAFISDNNITDSIINIYNKNFNKHNYQEKYA from the coding sequence ATGAGTGTAAATCAATTCATTATAATAGAAAATGAATCAATAATGAATGCACTAAAGAAAATAGATCTAAATAAAAAAGGTTTCTTAATAATTGTAGATTTAAACAAAAAGGTTTTAGGAACATTAACTGATGGAGATATAAGAAGAGCATTTATTAGTGATAATAATATTACTGATAGTATTATCAACATTTATAATAAGAATTTTAATAAACATAATTACCAAGAAAAATATGCATAA
- a CDS encoding phosphomannose isomerase type II C-terminal cupin domain, with the protein MKDIKFDLNYNFLSIDDSILENEIYNRPWGFYKTTFSNPYSQSKIIKINPLGELSLQEHKHREEHWIVIYDIGDVILGESKKKVSTGSYIFIPKGCKHKISNPSETKSLMIAEVQLGEYFGENDIIRYQDIYGRV; encoded by the coding sequence ATGAAAGATATAAAATTTGATTTAAACTATAATTTTTTATCTATAGATGATTCTATATTAGAGAATGAGATATATAATAGACCCTGGGGTTTTTATAAAACTACTTTCTCAAATCCATACTCCCAATCCAAAATTATTAAAATAAACCCATTGGGTGAATTAAGTCTTCAAGAACATAAGCATAGAGAAGAGCATTGGATAGTAATTTATGATATAGGCGATGTAATTTTAGGAGAATCGAAAAAGAAAGTATCAACTGGTAGTTATATATTTATTCCTAAAGGCTGTAAGCACAAGATAAGTAATCCATCTGAAACGAAGTCTCTTATGATTGCGGAAGTACAACTAGGTGAATACTTTGGAGAAAATGATATTATAAGATATCAAGATATTTATGGAAGAGTATAG
- a CDS encoding glycosyltransferase: MADNKKICFITYVDNEDIYKETLLYIKNLNVPEGYQIETLCIKNVESITKAYNKGIQDSDAKYKVYIHEDVFIINKNLIKNFMSIFENNNNVGMIGVLGSKTIPTSGIWNKSKHKYGKVYDNQTGKLELLQFNEIEDEYESVKAIDSLIMITQYDIPWKETIFDGHCFYDISQSLEFTKSGYKVVIPKQDEPWCIHECGATHINDENEKYRKIFLGNYSKDIFPLVSIFVEACGRISYFKTALDSVVNQTYKNIEIIVIDRSLNNECKEITKPYLKKYPNIKYYKCNIFQDTNILNTLLKLSSGEYISYISDTDIYHKDRINIMINYFLECDNVSLVTSYRELIDAEGKQLKNSDIPRKLFDKSSITKGNFMFNLILKKISDVIDEIISPLFSRKIIENIEKDIQNSKFGIYKEKQDKIIANLLTWISTIDKEKVIYISDPLSYFRVHDIRDQRKINTILHKILEHLINKNDEIKNEQYSVSIKE; encoded by the coding sequence ATGGCTGATAACAAAAAAATCTGTTTTATAACTTATGTTGATAATGAAGATATATATAAAGAAACATTATTATATATAAAAAATCTAAATGTTCCAGAAGGCTATCAAATTGAAACTCTATGTATTAAAAATGTAGAAAGTATAACTAAAGCGTACAATAAAGGGATACAAGATTCCGATGCCAAATATAAAGTTTATATTCATGAAGATGTATTTATTATTAATAAAAATCTTATAAAAAATTTTATGTCTATTTTTGAAAATAACAATAATGTAGGAATGATTGGGGTATTAGGTTCAAAAACAATACCAACAAGTGGCATCTGGAATAAATCAAAGCATAAGTACGGTAAAGTTTATGATAATCAAACTGGAAAACTTGAACTTTTACAGTTTAATGAAATAGAAGATGAATATGAAAGTGTAAAGGCTATAGATAGCCTTATCATGATCACACAATATGATATTCCATGGAAAGAAACCATTTTTGATGGACACTGCTTTTATGATATTTCTCAAAGCCTTGAATTTACCAAATCAGGATATAAAGTTGTTATTCCTAAACAAGATGAACCATGGTGCATCCATGAATGTGGCGCTACTCATATTAACGATGAAAATGAAAAATATAGAAAAATCTTTCTAGGTAACTATTCTAAGGACATATTTCCATTAGTGAGTATTTTTGTAGAAGCATGTGGTAGGATCAGTTATTTTAAAACTGCTCTTGATAGTGTGGTAAATCAAACTTACAAAAACATTGAAATAATTGTAATTGACAGAAGCTTAAATAATGAATGCAAGGAAATAACGAAACCTTACTTGAAAAAGTATCCTAATATTAAATACTATAAATGTAATATATTCCAAGATACAAATATTTTAAATACCCTTTTAAAATTAAGTTCAGGTGAATATATTAGCTATATATCAGATACTGATATATATCATAAGGATAGAATTAATATAATGATAAATTATTTTCTAGAATGTGACAATGTATCTTTGGTAACATCCTATAGAGAATTAATAGATGCAGAAGGAAAACAATTAAAAAATTCTGATATACCGAGAAAACTATTTGATAAAAGTTCAATAACAAAAGGGAATTTTATGTTTAATCTTATTTTGAAAAAAATATCTGATGTAATTGATGAAATTATCAGCCCCTTATTTAGCCGAAAAATTATAGAAAATATTGAAAAAGATATACAAAATAGTAAGTTTGGTATATATAAAGAAAAACAAGATAAAATTATTGCTAATTTACTTACATGGATTAGTACTATTGATAAAGAAAAAGTCATATATATATCAGATCCTTTAAGTTACTTTAGAGTACATGATATTCGTGATCAAAGAAAAATAAATACCATATTGCATAAAATATTAGAACATTTAATTAATAAGAATGACGAGATAAAAAATGAACAGTACTCTGTATCAATCAAGGAGTGA